The sequence CGGTCCCCGCGCAACGCCGCCACCGCCACTTTCGCCTTGAACTCCGCACTGTGCAGTCGTCGTTTGGCCATCGTCGGCACTCCCTCTTCCGGGCCGACGATCTTAACTTACGCGGCTGTCCAGTTTTCGGGGTCCACTATAGGTGACGTCTTCACGAGGCGCATTGCGCTTGAAACGATCGGGTTCACCCGGCTGGCGCTCGCTATGGCCACCGCCTGCCACCTTCGCGCGGTCTTGGGATATGCGAGCCACTACCAGATGGGCGATGCCGCTCGCGAGTGCCGCGAAGGAGTGGCACGTATTGACCGTTGGGTCGAAGAAGTATCTGAAGATGTGGGCGGAATTCCAACTGTGAGCTAGCCTCGATTTCCACGGTGCGGGAATTGGCTAACGCGCCGGCGGTCAGGCGAACCGGAGGGCGAGCGTCTTGCCGCCGAACCAGGGCATGGGCGTCGGCTGGTCGGCCAGGCCAGAGGCGACCAGGTAGGCGGAAGGATTCAACGAGGTGTTCCTGGGCCAACATGCTTGGTTCGCGATCAGAATCGGCGGGGGCATGCTGAACCGCATCAAGTACATTGCGGCCTATCAGACCGCGCCCGTATCGGCGATTACTCACTTCCGCGACCGTGAAGCAGATCGAGCCATACGGGGACGAAGGAAAGTACCGTCTCGTGTTCAGTGAACCAGCCAAGCCGATTGGCCCGATCCCGTTCGCAGACACGACAACGGGCTCGATGCAGGGGCCGCGATACACGAGCCTGAGACGCCTACTGGCAGCGACGAAAGCAGGCCGGCGACGGAGCTTCCCGGCTCTACCACGGGGACAGTTTCGAGATTCTGCCGACGCTCCCCGACAAGAGCGTCGATTGCGTCTGGACAGACCCGCCCTACCTTCTGTCGAACGACGGAATCACCTGCGTCGCAGGCAAGATGGTGAAGGTGAACAAGGGGGAGTGGGACCGAAGCCGCGGTGTGGACCTTGATCACGAATTCAACCGGAGTTGGTTGGCAGAGTGCTATCGGCTACACCAGTGCCGAGGGTACGCCCGGAAGGTGCCAAATGCATGATGTGAGCCCGTACGGCTCTTCCACCGTAGGCGGACCCGCTGGAGATCTCGCAGGCAAGGTAGCTGGTTCAGGAACGGTTGAAGTTGACCATAGACCCACGGCGCGCAGCCTCGTTCCATCTCGGCTTCGGACGGCGTGTCAACGGCGACGAACAGCTTGTCCGGAATCACGATGTTCGAAGGCATCCCATGGCCTTTCCTGTTGTCGCGATCGTGCGCCTGCCTGAGTGTCGTCCATTCGTCAGTTCACGATGCTTACGCGGTGGTTCAAGAACCTCTGGAGCGGCGGATTGGCTGGCGGGCTGTTCTGCAACTCGGCGTAGATGTGTCCGGACCTCCAGTCTATAATACCGTCCTTGTCGAGGCCAAGAAGCGCAGGCAATACGTTGTTGTCGAGCAACTGAATCGGGACGCCGTGGCGCGCAGTAACCGGGGGACACCCGGTGATGAAGCCGTCGGATAGCGGCTTCCAGACGACCGACTGCTACAGGCGGGAGGAATCACCGCAGTCCTCCCTCGTGACCGTCTCACATCAGAGCTTGGGGCCATATCATGACGAAAGAGAGGAATGGTGAAGTCGAAAATACCGGGCAGTGTGCTCTCATGGTGAAAGGGCAGTACAAGGCTTGGGGGCCCACGCTTGTGCTGCTGCGGAGCGTAGTCGTCGTCCTGGTCCTGTGGCTCAGCAGCGCAGCAGCCACCGCCCAAACGATGGCGGTCTCTCAGGCGAACGCGGGACCGTCGCCAGCGAATTCGGCCGCCGGCAAAATGCGGATCGCTCCGCAGGTCGACGACGCGTGGCCGTTCTCGGAAGGCTTGGCGAGGGTCAAGCAGAACGGCAAGTGGGGATTCATCGACAAGGCGGGGGCCTTGGCCATCCCTCCCTCGTTCGAAGAAGCTGAGTCGTTCTCGGAAGGCTTGGCGAGGGTCAAGCAGAACGGCAAGTGGGGATTCATCGACAGAGCCGGGAAGGTGGTCGTCGCTCCCGGGTACCAAGATGCCCGGCGCTTCACCGAAGGGCTCGCTGCAGTCACGCTGGACGGCAAGTGGGGATTTATCGACAAAGCTGGGTCAATCGTCATCCCGCCGACGTTCAAGCGCGCTAGTGTCTTCACTGATGGGCTGGCGGCGGTCACCGTGCCTTGGGGGCTGGGCGCCTTCCAGTATCGCTACATCGACAGGACGGGAGCGGTCGTGATCAAGTCGGTTGGCGACGAGTACTTCGACTGGGCCAACGAATTCAGTGAAGGGCGCGCGATAGTCTGCCACCGCTTGACCTGCCGGATGATCGATAAGACCGGGAAGATCGTGGTCGACGGGCTCTCTGCCTCAAGTACGCTGCTATTGGGATTCAGTGAAGGTCGGTCCGCGTTCTTGTCCGCGAAAGACAAGTTCCTGGGCTCAGAGGTACGCAAACGAAAGGTGGGCTTCCTCGACACGAACGGGGCGATTGTTCAATCTCCGTCGCTTGATCAGTCCTTTCTACTGCTGGAATATCCCTACCAGCAGTCCGTAGTGCATCCATCCCAGATGCAACGATTCGTCTTCTCCGAAGGCCTGGCAGCGGTCGAGCAGGACGGCAAGTGGGGCTTCATCGACAAGGCAGGCGCGATGGCCATTCCAGCCACGTTCAATGGGGCGCACCGATTCTCCGAAGGGCTTGCCGTGGTGATCGACACGACGGGCTATCGTCAAAGGGGATTGACACGCCGCAGCGGCGCGGTAGGCGTATACGGATACGTGGACAAGACTGGAACCATGGTCATCGGTCCGTATGTCCTCGACGACTGGGGCATCAAATTGAAGGAAGCTTCTGAGGGGCTGGCGCCAGTCGTTGTCAACGGCAAGTGGGGTTATGCCAGCAGGGACTAGTAGAGGCCGGACCTCGGTCTGTCAGATCTTCACCCGGCGGAAATGTCAGATTTTGGACCGGCGTTGACAGCGGGCGGCCCGGACGGCCGGACTTCTACCTCAGACCGCTGCCGGCGCCCAAGCGTGCGTGCCGCTACGTTGGCCCAGGCTTTGGTTCGATGTTGCGACGACGGCCGACGGGGAGACCACCACAAGGGCAGCGATCGGCCTAACGTAACCTCCGGGCGACGGGCCGTCGCTTGGGTTGATTTGGGTTTTTGCGGACGTCGCAGCGGATCGCAAGAGATCGCTTCAGATCAATGGCCCTCAGTAAAGATAGGGTCTGATCGCTTCAGATCGTCGTTTCGACACGCCTGTTAACCGGGGGGGTGCCCGCCTCCGCTCACGGCGTCGCGTGCTCCAGCCGTGAGCTACGGCGAGGTCTCGCCGGAGCTTCGGACCCGCACCAGGCGACCGGTTCCGAAGCGGAGGCGGATAGGTTCGAGTCCTACATGAGGAGCCAATCCTTTCAACAACTTACACGGACGAGCTAAGCCAACTTCACCACATCTCACCACAGACTTCACCACAACCTCACCACGAACCTTGCGTCGCCGCCTTCGAACATCCCCCATCGGCTGCGACGTCGTCTCCCTGATAGAAGCCACTCTCGAGAACGGGCCGCTCCCCGGCGTCGGCATGGTGATTAGGACCTCGGTGCACACAAAAGGCGGAGATGTGTCCGGTGTTGTGCCTTGTCCGTTACTAACGGACATGCGATAATCACGGCCATGGAGCGCACCAGGAATCGCGAACCGGATCTGGCCGGCTACCTTGACCACATCCGCGATCTTCCGTTCATCCGGGACCTTCGGATTGACTGGCAGACGGAGCGGGGCGAGCGCCAGGTCGACGGCATCGTTACGCTTCGCACACCCAGACGGACATTCACGCTGGGCCTCGAAGTGAAGCGCACCTTCCTCGACCGTGCCGCGACCAGCGGGCTGATTGCCGAGCATCTCCGGCTTCAGCGCGAGCGCCGGCTGCCGCTGTTGCTGGCGGCCCGCTACGTCCCTCGCCCGACCGGCGAGCGTCTCGTCGAGGCGGGCGTGAACTTCGTCGATCGTGCGGGAAACATCCATCTCAAGCTCGGCGACGATCACAACATCTTGGTTCTGGGGCGCCGGGCTGTGCAGCCCGCTCCGATGGCGCGTCGACCGAGCCCGGCCTTGATCCAGATCCTCTTTGCGCTGCTGGCCGACGCGGCGTCGGCGGCGTGGCCGGTTCGCGCCCTCGCCGAAGCGGCCGGAATCGGGAGAACCGCGGCGGCAGCGGCCCGGCAACGTCTTGTCGCTGAAAAGGTCCTGCAGCATCAGCGAGGCACCTATCGCCTCGCCGATCGGAAGCGTTTGGCGGACCAATTCGTCGACGGGTACACCCGCATCCTCCGGTCGCATCTCGTCATCGGGCATTTCAGGGCGCCTGAGCGTTCGCCGGAACTGCTGCTCGAGCACTTTGGCCGCTTGGCAAAGCGTACCGACTTGGTTTGGGCAGTCACGGGAGGACAGGCGGCCTACGCGCTGCAGCACTTCTACCGTGACGACCAGATCCAGGTGTTCAGCACGACTCCGTCGCCGGAGTTGATGCGGGAACTACGCCTTGTTCCCGATCGGGAAGGCCCGATCGTGCTCTTGCGTGCCTTCAGCAGCTACTGCGCATGGCGCCAGGTGGGGGACATCTGGGTGGCGCATCCGTGGCTGATCTACGCCGAGTTACTCCACCAGGGCGAGCCGCGATCTCTCGAAGCGGCCGATCAGCTTCGCGAGGAGTACCTCGGGCAATGATGATGCTCCTGGCAGAACAGGCCGACGCGGTCCGTCAGATCCAGAACATCTGCGACCGGCTCACCGTGGACGTCGTCGTCATCGGCGCGGTCGCGTACCGTCTGTGGGTCCAGGACCAGTATCGAATGACCGAGGACGTGGACCTGGTCGTCGCACTCGATCTGGTCGACCTGCCTCGCCTAACGGAACCTCTGATCGCCAGCGGGTGGCGCCAAGACCCGCGCCGCGAGCACCGTTGGATCTCGCCCAGCCGCGCGCGGATCGACCTGCTACCCGCAGGTGCTCGAGCACGCCGAGACCGGTACTTGGACTGGCCGCGTGCCGAAACGAGGATGAGCCTCGTCGGCTTCGATCACGTCTTCCAGGACGCCGTCGAGCGAGAACTTGCCCGGGGACTGGTGGGGAAGGTCGTTCCACTCGTCGTCCTGACGCTGCTGAAGATCGTCTCCTATCTCGATCAGCCTGCGGCTCGACAAAAGGATCTCGACGATTTCGCTGCCATCGTAGAGGACTACGAGAAAGATGGTGAGCGGCGGTTCACCGACGAAGTGCTCGACGCTGGCGTCGACTACAGCGAAGCGGGTGCGCACCTTCTGGGCCGAGATCTTGCCCGCCTTTGTACCAAGGATGATGAACGCGATGCGGTCGAACGGTTCCTCGACGCAATTCGCCAGGGCGGTCCAGCCGCGCGCCCTGAACGCGGACGATCGCCGCGATGTCGCGCCACTGCCTGTCGGATGCCGCCCCCCCCAGGCGATACCAACGCAGCTTCTGCAGGAGGATGTCCTCGGGCGGGTGTATGTACAGGCACCTCCCGTCGCCGAGATCGACCGGCATCCGGCGGGCCAGTTGGCGAGCATCGAGGGGTGTGCCGCCAGCGACGAACAGGTCCACTTTCAGCTACGTGGCCTGGTGAATCAAGTTGGTGCTCGACCGCGTCCGGACGGCGCGACGCAGCGAGTCGGCATCGATGTAGAACTCCGCCGAGAGAGCCGCCACCAGGGCGTCAATGTGCCGTTCCTCGAGGGCGACGACGATGTCGATGTCGACCGTGGAGCGGGGTTCTCCGGCGAAGGAACTGGCGATCGAGCCCCCGATGGTGTGCCGGATGTGCAGGGCGTCCAGCTGGCGTACAACCAGAAGCGCCGTCTCGATCGGATCGATGGCCGCCGTCATCGGGAGATCACCGCGGCCGCGTCCTGGTAGGCCCGGCGCGCCAGATCCGGCCCCAGCACGATGACAGCCACCCGCAGGAAGTGCTCGCGAGGCGTCGCGCCAGGGTGTCGCTGCCGGACTCCCGCAGACGTCATCTCCCAGGCCGCGCGGGTCAGGCCCGTCACCAGTGCGGCCTTCTGCGCCGGCGACATCTGCCGCCACGATTCGACTTGTCGGCGCTCGATGTCCGGTGACGTGTCGAGGCTGAGCGGCGTCTGCACCACGCCCGCGATTATACCAGCGCCGTCGGTCCAACCGCTGTCGAGAGCCGGCCACAGGAGGCGGACGTCCCCATCGTCGCCATCGTCAGGGTTGGCAGCCCGTATGGTGGAAGTCGCGGCGCAGCACCGAGGGCGACGATGCGCCCAGCCGGCAAGGCGCGACGACTGAGGGCGCGTGCGTCACGAGCAGAAGAACTACCGGCTGTTGTCGCAGTTTGTAGGTCCCGGAGAGGTGGGAGGAACCAACCATACCGTGTCGCAGGCTTTGGGCTTACTATCAGATCTGCGCGGTCCGGGGGCGACGACGCCTTCCTCGGCCCCCTCCGCGACGAGCGGCGCTCGCGCCTTCATTCCGGCACTATGGGGAGGATCCGATGAACGACACTCGATCGACGAGCTGGATCCGGGTGATGGAAGAGAAGGAGTTGCCCGAAGGCGGCACGGCGCCCGTGTATCCGCTCGGGATCAATGTCGTGCTCGCGCGCGTCGGTGGAACCGTGTACGCGGTGTCCGGGAAATGCGCGCACATGTCCTGCCCGCTCTTCACCGGGAGCCTCGACGGCCATACCCTGACCTGTCCGTGCCACGACTGGCGCTTCGATGTGAGGACCGGACGATTCCTCGATGCTCCGGAACTCGGCCTGGCGGTCTACCTCGTCAAGGCCGAGGGGGGCAGCCTGTTCGTGAAACTCGACTGAGAGGAGGGCGTAATGAAGAAAGTCACGATGTACACCTTGTCGACCTGCCCCTGGTGCAGGAAGACCAAGAAGTTCTTCACCGAACACAACATCCCGTACGACTTCATCGACTACGACCTCGCCGACACCGCGACCCAGGCGAGGATCATGCGGGAACTCGACGCGGAGGGAGCCAGTGGCTTCCCGTTCGTGCGGATTGACGACACCGTGATTGTCGGATACCAGCCGGACCGTTACGCAACAGTCCTGGGCGTGTAGGGTGGGGCCGCATGAACACCGAATCCAGAAAGCAGGCGCTCCGCTTCTTCTTCAGCCGGGTCGTCGAGCCGATGGGCTTCAAGTTCACGCCGGACACCGACCTGGCGGACTTCCTCCTCGAGCAGGAGGTGATGCTCGAAGGCAAGCACGGCATCCCCTTCTGTCCCTGTCAGCCGCTGACGCCCGACCGCGACCGCAACATGCGCATCGTCTGTCCGTGCATTCCGTTTCACCGGAAACATTTTGACGCCATGAGACGCTGCTGGTGCGGGTTGTACGTGCACGAGGACGTGACCGACCCAGACAGCCTGCCGCAGCGATCGGCGAAGGAGTTGGGCATTGAATGACAGTTTCATCCGGGCCATCAAGACCGATGAGGTGGCCGCCGGAGGCATGAAGGCGGTCGTGGTGAACGGCCTCGAGATCGTCGTCTGCAATTGCGGCGGGACCTTCTACGCCGTCGATCGCCGCTGCGGGCACATGAACGCGCCGCTCGAGATGGGAACACTCGACGGCTCAATCCTCACCTGCGCCATGCATTGTGCCCAGTTCGACGTGATCACGGGAGAGTCGGTCTCGGGCCCAGTGCCGCCCCACCTGGGAGGCGAGGTCGCGCCACCACGATTGGGCGCGTTTCTCCGGAACGTCGGCATGTTGATGCAGCACGTTCGCACCGAATCGATCGGTGTCCACAAGACGACAGTGGAAGACGGCTGGGTGTTGGTTGCCGAAGCTCGAGTGGCCCGTTCCTGACGAGTCGATCCAGCGCTTCCTTCGCCCGCGGCCGTGTTCGTCTACCGCGAACGATGCCCTTTCGTCTAGAACCGAGGGCACCGGGGATTTCAGGGCTGTCGAGACTGTCGCGCTCGGAGGGCAGCTCCGAGCGCTTCTTCCGGTGCGTGCGTGTGCATGACTGCTGGAGGCTGCGTCGCGGCCTCGGCCGTCGACGCTCTGTGACGCGGCCGGATGGTCCGGCTGCGTAGAAGCGAGGTGACACATGAGCGCTGAAGAGAATCTGCAGCGGATGAAGACCCTGGACGAT comes from Vicinamibacterales bacterium and encodes:
- a CDS encoding WG repeat-containing protein; translation: MTKERNGEVENTGQCALMVKGQYKAWGPTLVLLRSVVVVLVLWLSSAAATAQTMAVSQANAGPSPANSAAGKMRIAPQVDDAWPFSEGLARVKQNGKWGFIDKAGALAIPPSFEEAESFSEGLARVKQNGKWGFIDRAGKVVVAPGYQDARRFTEGLAAVTLDGKWGFIDKAGSIVIPPTFKRASVFTDGLAAVTVPWGLGAFQYRYIDRTGAVVIKSVGDEYFDWANEFSEGRAIVCHRLTCRMIDKTGKIVVDGLSASSTLLLGFSEGRSAFLSAKDKFLGSEVRKRKVGFLDTNGAIVQSPSLDQSFLLLEYPYQQSVVHPSQMQRFVFSEGLAAVEQDGKWGFIDKAGAMAIPATFNGAHRFSEGLAVVIDTTGYRQRGLTRRSGAVGVYGYVDKTGTMVIGPYVLDDWGIKLKEASEGLAPVVVNGKWGYASRD
- a CDS encoding type IV toxin-antitoxin system AbiEi family antitoxin translates to MERTRNREPDLAGYLDHIRDLPFIRDLRIDWQTERGERQVDGIVTLRTPRRTFTLGLEVKRTFLDRAATSGLIAEHLRLQRERRLPLLLAARYVPRPTGERLVEAGVNFVDRAGNIHLKLGDDHNILVLGRRAVQPAPMARRPSPALIQILFALLADAASAAWPVRALAEAAGIGRTAAAAARQRLVAEKVLQHQRGTYRLADRKRLADQFVDGYTRILRSHLVIGHFRAPERSPELLLEHFGRLAKRTDLVWAVTGGQAAYALQHFYRDDQIQVFSTTPSPELMRELRLVPDREGPIVLLRAFSSYCAWRQVGDIWVAHPWLIYAELLHQGEPRSLEAADQLREEYLGQ
- a CDS encoding Rieske (2Fe-2S) protein; translated protein: MNDTRSTSWIRVMEEKELPEGGTAPVYPLGINVVLARVGGTVYAVSGKCAHMSCPLFTGSLDGHTLTCPCHDWRFDVRTGRFLDAPELGLAVYLVKAEGGSLFVKLD
- a CDS encoding glutaredoxin family protein gives rise to the protein MKKVTMYTLSTCPWCRKTKKFFTEHNIPYDFIDYDLADTATQARIMRELDAEGASGFPFVRIDDTVIVGYQPDRYATVLGV
- a CDS encoding ferredoxin-thioredoxin reductase catalytic domain-containing protein encodes the protein MNTESRKQALRFFFSRVVEPMGFKFTPDTDLADFLLEQEVMLEGKHGIPFCPCQPLTPDRDRNMRIVCPCIPFHRKHFDAMRRCWCGLYVHEDVTDPDSLPQRSAKELGIE
- a CDS encoding Rieske 2Fe-2S domain-containing protein produces the protein MNDSFIRAIKTDEVAAGGMKAVVVNGLEIVVCNCGGTFYAVDRRCGHMNAPLEMGTLDGSILTCAMHCAQFDVITGESVSGPVPPHLGGEVAPPRLGAFLRNVGMLMQHVRTESIGVHKTTVEDGWVLVAEARVARS